In one Natronoarchaeum mannanilyticum genomic region, the following are encoded:
- a CDS encoding ABC transporter ATP-binding protein, whose product MTHLQLDGVTKRYSDVVAVDDMNLDIEDGEFISLIGPSGCGKSTTLETIAGLTKPSEGTIEIAGDDVTDAPPKDRDIAMVFQNIALFPHMTVRENMDFGLRLKNYEQSEIDERVEEAAEILQIQGMLDRMPDELSGGQRQRVAIGRAIVMDPEVFLMDEPLANLDAKLRIHMRTELQRLQQDLDVTTVYVTHDQAEAMTMSDRIAILNNGELQQFAPPLECYNYPANRFVAGFIGSPSMCFIEGDVSAGTFEASEMGLSVDVPGGQNGDLTVGVRPEDVYLARDDAVANPTDPVTLTVDVVQPMGDELTVYLRGNDGGAGFETDTDDPDEIAQTDQLLMSASPDEDIEAGERVDVVLDRERVHLFDAVTGEAITHGIEQQAEAMSR is encoded by the coding sequence ATGACTCACCTACAACTTGACGGTGTAACCAAGCGGTACAGCGACGTCGTCGCAGTCGACGACATGAACCTAGACATCGAGGACGGCGAGTTCATCTCGCTGATCGGTCCCTCCGGCTGTGGCAAATCGACGACGCTGGAGACGATCGCCGGCCTCACGAAACCCTCCGAAGGTACGATCGAGATCGCCGGCGACGACGTGACCGACGCCCCGCCGAAGGATCGGGACATCGCGATGGTGTTCCAGAACATCGCGCTGTTCCCGCACATGACCGTGCGCGAGAACATGGACTTCGGGCTCCGGTTGAAGAACTACGAGCAATCGGAGATCGACGAGCGCGTCGAGGAGGCCGCCGAGATCCTCCAGATTCAGGGGATGCTCGACCGGATGCCGGACGAGCTCTCGGGCGGCCAGCGCCAGCGCGTCGCGATCGGCCGCGCGATCGTCATGGATCCCGAAGTGTTCCTGATGGACGAGCCCCTGGCGAATCTCGACGCCAAACTCCGGATCCACATGCGGACCGAACTCCAGCGGCTCCAGCAAGATCTCGACGTGACGACCGTCTACGTCACCCACGATCAGGCCGAGGCGATGACGATGTCCGACCGCATCGCGATCCTCAACAACGGCGAACTCCAGCAGTTCGCGCCGCCCCTGGAGTGTTACAACTACCCCGCCAACAGGTTCGTCGCGGGCTTCATCGGATCGCCGAGCATGTGCTTCATCGAGGGGGACGTCTCGGCAGGGACGTTCGAAGCGTCCGAGATGGGGCTGTCTGTCGATGTTCCCGGCGGTCAGAACGGCGACCTGACGGTCGGCGTCCGACCCGAAGACGTCTACCTCGCGCGGGACGACGCCGTCGCGAATCCGACCGACCCCGTGACGCTGACCGTCGACGTCGTCCAGCCGATGGGCGACGAGCTCACCGTCTACCTGCGCGGTAACGACGGCGGTGCCGGCTTCGAGACGGACACCGACGACCCGGATGAAATTGCCCAGACCGATCAGCTGCTGATGAGCGCCAGTCCCGACGAGGACATCGAGGCCGGCGAGCGAGTCGACGTCGTGCTCGACCGAGAACGGGTCCACCTGTTCGACGCCGTGACCGGCGAGGCGATCACCCACGGCATCGAACAGCAGGCCGAAGCGATGTCGAGATAA
- a CDS encoding sugar-binding domain-containing protein — MTGLPDEDGQPAMSLEPIYEPSASASDDMTDFNIYDGYSVDLPASWGEEIPEFRHFEGWVWFARTFDRAEFDEDDRTFLRFGAVNYKAEVWLNGEHLGDHEGGYTPFSFEITDELEDSENVIVVRMDNQRYEDGIPDEFTDWYNFGGINRSVDLVSVPESYLRNFKIETSIAGDDVDIRVDAWLDGPETGADSSVALPEFGVDEPLASDGDGRLSAEFTIDRDDVTLWSPEDPKLYDVEVTYGEDAVTDRVGLREIDVQGSDVLVNGEAVELRGIALHEEADGKGRALDD; from the coding sequence GTGACAGGACTCCCCGACGAGGACGGGCAGCCAGCGATGAGCCTCGAGCCGATCTACGAGCCCAGCGCCTCGGCCAGCGACGACATGACCGACTTCAACATCTACGACGGCTACTCGGTCGATCTGCCCGCAAGCTGGGGCGAGGAGATCCCCGAGTTCCGCCACTTCGAGGGCTGGGTCTGGTTCGCCCGGACGTTCGACAGAGCCGAATTCGACGAGGACGACCGCACCTTCCTGCGCTTCGGCGCCGTCAACTACAAGGCCGAAGTCTGGCTCAACGGCGAGCACCTCGGCGACCACGAAGGCGGCTACACGCCTTTCAGCTTTGAGATCACCGACGAACTCGAAGACAGCGAGAACGTCATCGTCGTCCGGATGGACAACCAGCGCTACGAGGACGGCATCCCTGACGAGTTCACCGACTGGTACAACTTCGGCGGCATCAACCGCTCAGTCGATCTCGTCTCGGTCCCTGAGTCGTATCTCCGGAACTTCAAGATCGAGACCTCGATCGCGGGTGACGACGTCGACATCCGCGTCGACGCCTGGCTTGACGGGCCCGAGACGGGTGCCGACAGCTCGGTCGCGCTCCCGGAGTTCGGCGTCGACGAGCCGCTCGCGTCCGACGGCGACGGTCGCCTCAGCGCCGAGTTCACGATCGATCGAGACGACGTGACGCTGTGGAGCCCCGAAGATCCGAAGCTGTACGACGTCGAGGTTACGTACGGCGAGGACGCCGTCACCGACCGCGTCGGCCTCCGCGAGATCGACGTTCAGGGGAGCGACGTGCTGGTCAACGGCGAGGCGGTGGAGCTTCGCGGCATCGCACTCCACGAGGAAGCCGACGGCAAGGGGCGCGCGCTCGACGATTAG